CCTGAACGTCGCCTGAAACCGGTTCGCGGTGCCGGTCGCGTGGGTGGGGGCCAGGCCGGCGCTACCGGCGTTGACGGGTGACGTCGATGGCCTCGGCAATCGCCTCGGTGGCGTCCTTGCCGTCGCCGGTCGGGTCGAGGTTCGCCAGGATGACGGTCGACTCCCCGGTCTCGGGCTTGAAGACGGCCAGGCTGTGGAAGCCGAGGATCGAGCCGTCATGCCCGATCTGGCCGTCGAGATTGCCGATGCCAAGCCCGTAGCCGAAGGGTGGCGCGCCCGGATCGCGTTTGAAC
The sequence above is a segment of the Chloroflexota bacterium genome. Coding sequences within it:
- a CDS encoding serine hydrolase — encoded protein: FKRDPGAPPFGYGLGIGNLDGQIGHDGSILGFHSLAVFKPETGESTVILANLDPTGDGKDATEAIAEAIDVTRQRR